A segment of the Bacillota bacterium genome:
GCAGCCTTCACCTTCACCAGTACCTCGCCCGGACCCGGCCGGGGCACGTCCACCTCGCCCAGCTCGGCTCCCGGACCAGAGCCCAGCTTAACTATCGCTTTCATCGCCGCTTCCTCCCCTGCGCCACAGGCTGGATCCCACCCTGCGGACGGCCACCAGCGCCGCCTCCACGTCACGGGCGGTGACGTGCCGGTGGGTCACCATGCGTATCCGCTGGCCGAGATGCAGGCACAGGACACCTTCGCGCTCCAGGGCCCGCACCATTTCGCGGGCGGTCAGCGGAGGCGCCACCTCGAAGAAAACGATGTTGGTCTGGACCTGTTCGGGCGGCAACGCCAGACGGACGAACGGCATATCGGCCATTCCCTCGGCCAAGCGGCGGGCGTTGGCGTGATCTCCGGCCAGGCACTCGGGCATGGTCTGGAGCGCCACCAGCCCCGCAGCAGCCAGGATCCCCGCCTGACGCATGGATCCGCCCAGAAGATGCCGCAGCTCCCTGGCCTCCCGCACGAATTCCCGGCTGCCCAGAAGAAGCGAACCCGCCGGCGCCGACAAACCTTTGGACAGGCAGCACATCAACGCATCCGCATCTCGGGCCAGCCGGGCCACCGGCTCGCCCAGGGCGACAGCCGCGTTGAAGAGCCGGGCCCCGTCGAGGTACACGGGGATACCCCGCCCCCGGGCCAGTCCGGCCAGGCGAGCGGTTTCCGCAGAAGACATGGCCACCCCGCCGCCGGCATTGTACGTGTTCTCCAGACACAGCAGCCGGTAGCTCGGAAAGCCGGATTCCAGTTCCCCCTCCAGCTTGTCGGGGTCCATGTGTCCGTCGGGCGCGGGCACACCTCGGGCGGACACCCCGATGAACCCCGCCAGGCCGGAAAGCACTATGTGGGCATCGGGGAAACAGGCCAGCCAGTCACCCGGACGCAGGAAGAGCCTCAGGGCCAGTGAGTTGGCCATCATCCCGCTGGGCACGAACAGGGCCGCCTCCTTGCCCAGGAGTTCCGCCGCCGCTTCCTCGAGGCGGGTCACGGATGAGCGATCCCCCAGGGTATCGTCACCCAGCTCCGCCTCCGCCATGGCCTTCCACATCTCGGGCGTGGGCTGCGTTACGGTATCGCTCCTCAGATCTATCCCAGCCGCCTCCGGCACCAAACCGCCTCCTCAAACACACGGCCAGGTGGGCAGATTGCCCCCCAGCTCGTTCCGGTATATCACCCCCGCCTTCATGACCAGGCGGGGCTCACCCAGCAGGCGCAGGTCCTCCATGGGGTTACCCATGACCAGGATGAGGTCGGCGGCCTTCCCGGGCTCCAGCGTACCCACTTCGTCCGCAACACCCAGGAGTTCGGCTGCCCACCGGGTGGCCGCCAGGATGGACTGGTACTCACCCAATCCCCTTTCGTGGAGCAGGCCGACCTCGGTTGCCACCATGCCGTGGGGGGTGAGGGTGACACCGGCATCGGTGCCCGCCGCCACCTTCACGCCCGCCGCGATGGCCATTTCGGCACTGCCCCAATGCCGGGACCTGATCTCGCGGGCCCTGGCCACTATCCAGGCCGGCACCCCTTCGCCGCGGAAAAGGTCCAGGAGGGCGAAGGAAGGGGTCAGGGTGGGCACCAGGTAAACACCCCGGTCTTTCAGGAGGCTCGTCGATGCCTCGTCCAGGAAAACCCCGTGCTCCACGCTGGCTACTCCGGCCAGGGCACAGGCACGGATCCCTTCGGCAGCCTGGGCGTGGGCCACCACCTTCCTCCCCGCCCGGGCGGCCTCCTCGACGACCACGCTCAGTTCGTCCGCGGTGAACTGCGGGCGACGGGGATGGGAGCCCCTGGTGATCACGCCACCGGTCGCCATCACCTTGATCTGATCGGCGCCGGCCTTCAGCTCGGTGCGGACCGCCTTCACCAGCTCGCGGGCATCGTCGGCCTCCCGCCCTATCAGGTGCGCATGCCCGCCGGTGGTGGTGAGGCAAAGCCCGCTCGCCAGCACCCTCGGCCCGACAGCAGCACCTCGCCCGATGCAGTCGCGGAGCAGCAGATCGATGCAGGCAGGCCCGCCGCAATCGCGCACGGTGGTAACCCCCGCCATCAGGTTCCGCAAGGCATTGGTAGCCGCGCGAGCCACGGTCGCCTCGGGCGGTTCGGCCGCCAGGGTGGCAAACGGGTCGGACCCCCCGTCCAGGCAGAGGTGAACGTGGCAGTCGATGAGGCCCGGCAGGACCGCGTATCCCGATACCTCGACCACCTGCGTCCCCGGGGGCGGTTCAAGGCCCCGCTCCACCGTGGCGATCCTGTCCCCTTCCACGAGGACGTCACCCTGAAAAGGGGTGGGAGAACAGCAATCGATTACGAGGGCATCTCTGAAGAGTACCCTCACGCCTTCACCCCCCGCAGACAGACAGACACGGCAACCCTCGTCAGATCAACTTGTAGATGCGGGCCAGGTTCTCCCCGAATATCAGCACCTCGGCCTCGGCCCCGAGGTTGAGGCGCCGTATGGCCTCCACGCAGAGGTCCGGGTAAGAACCCGGTGCGTTGGAGCCGAACACCACCCTCTCCGGACCCAGCTCCTTCACGGCGAACTTGATCAGGATCGGTTCCACGCATATCAGCGTGGTCCCCAGGTAGATATTGGGGCACATCCTGGCTGCCAGGATGGCTTGGTTTTCCCGGAAACGGTATCCCATGTGGTCCATGATGATGGGGACCTCGGGGTACCTCTGTGCCAGAGCGGCGATCTCAAGCGGGTAACAGTTGTAAGAGCCGGAGTGGATGTTGACCGGAATCCCCAGCTCGCGGGCCTTCTCCATCACCGGGTCCACAGTCGGACTCTCTACCGCGTATCCGTGAAAAGTCGGCATCAGCTTGAGGGCCTTCAGCCCCCACCGGGTGATCGCCGTCTCCAGTTCCTCAACCGCTTCCTGCCCGAAGCGGGGATTCACCTGGGCGCACCCGATGATGCGATCCTCGTACCCCCGGATCGCCTCGGCCAGCCCGCGGTTGTCGGGCCTGAAGTCGGGCGAGGGCATCAGCACCACCATGTCGATACCGGCTGCGTCCTCCATCTCGAGGATCTCCCGCGGGCCGTAGACTTTCCCGTCCAGAGGTTGCGGCGACCAGTATGCTTCGAAATCGATCTTCACTGACAGACCTCCTCCAACCTAGCCCGTATGCTCCTATCTCAAGCCGGACCGGTGACCGAGCCGCATGGACATCCGCCTGGCGGTGTCCAGCACTACGGGCACCAGCTGGGCCAGATAGCCTGCATCCGCTTCCGAAGTGGCAGCGGTCACGCTCACGCCCGCCACCACGCGCCCCGCCACATTTCTCACCGGGGCCCCCAGGCAGCAAATCCCCGCAGCGCTTTCCTCCAGGTCGAACGCGTACCCCTGCTCGCGAACCAAAGCCAGGTGCTCGAGGAACCGCTCCGGGTCCGTTATGGTGGCGGGCGTCCGCCGCGGAAGGCCACGGGTGGCAAGGATTTGCCTTATCTCTTCCGGGGGCATCCAGGCCACCAGGCACTTACCCAGGGCGGTCGTCTGCACGGGGGCACGCTGCCCCACGCGAGCGTGAAACACAAGACCCAGCTCGCTCCGCTTTTCGACATTCCTGATGTACAGGACCTCGCCTTTGTCGAGGATGGCCAGGTGGGCCGAGAGACCGGTCTGCTCCGCCAGCCGCTCCAGGTCGTGGGTCAGCCCCTCGATGCCGTAGTCTGTCAGGAAGAGTTCACCGAGTTCGAACATCTTGGGCCCGATGCGCCACCGCCCCGTATGTGTATTTCTCTCCAGAAAGCCCCGCATCTCCAGCGTGGCCACGAGACGATGCACCATGCTCTTATGTAGCCCCAGCGCCTCGCTCATCTCGCCCAGCCCCAACTCGGAGGCCCGCTCGTTGAACAGCTCGAGTACCGCCAGGGCCCGATCCACCGACTGAAGCAGGAAGTAGGGGTTCTGGCGAGAACCCGACCCTTCTCTCGATACCCGGCCCCCTGCCACGTTCGCGGCCTCCTTCAACAACTCTTCAACAACTTCCGGAGTTGCACCGGAACCTCCTCCGGAAAGGATCCCGGAATACCTCCAGAACGCCTCCCGACTTCCGCAACCCCAGCGGAACCGAGTAGCGGTCGTCGGGCTGCGGGAAGTCACTGCGGTAGTGTGAGCCCCGGCTCTCGCGCCGCTCCGAACATGCCACCAGGATGGCCCTGGCCGCCTCGGCCAGGCTGTTGGCAGCCAGTGCGACCGTCGATGAGCCACGGGCCAGCCAGCACCTGGGATCAAACGCACCCAGCAGGCCCTCGACGGCCTGGAGGGCTGTGCCGAGGCCGGCAGCATCCCTCACCACGAGAGCAGCGCCGTCCGTCTCCCGCTTGACCCTGAGCACGACCTCACGCGGAGAAAGATGGCTGTCGACCACCACCTCGCGGAAGGGATACACGTCCAGGGTCTCGGCCGCCTCCCGCAGGAAAGTTTCGGGCGCCACCTCGTCCGTCCCGCGCGCGAACGTCGCCGCCGAACGCCCCGCCCGGTACCCGAACACCTGCGTGGCGGCGATCATATTGCCCCCCAGGCGGTCCGCCCCGTGCGGCCCGGCGGCCACTTCGCCCGCCGCATACAGGCCGGGAACTCCCGTTGAGGTATCGGCTCCGATCACCAGCCCGCCGTTGAACGCCTGCGCAAAGGGGGCCACTATGAGGCTCTGGCGAAGGTCGATGCCCAGCCTGCTCACCCACCTGACCCAGGTCGAACTGAACCACCGCTCGTCTTCCAGCAGCGACTGCGGTAACTCCAGCAGGACCCCGCCCGACGGGAACCCCCGCCCGGCCACCATTTCCGATGCCACCGCGATGTCGACCCACCGGCTGGGCAGCCTGCTGGAGAACGGACCATGCGTGCTCCTCTCGGCAAGCACTTCCTCTGCACTGGTCCCCCGGGGAAGATAATCGTGCAGAAACTCGCGCCCCTGGACGTTGAGCATCCGGGGAACGTGGGTGAAAACTCTCTCGGACAGCAACACCTTGGGAGCCGGGCGGGTGATGGCGAAAAGGATCTGGATGAACTCCATGTTGGCCAGCTCAGCCCCGGCATCAAGGCCCAGGACGTACCCGTCGCCGGTCGCCTCCCCTCCGCTCAGGCCCAGGCGGTAAACCTGCGTGCCACCACCGGTGGCCAGCACGACCGCCCGTCCCTTGAGGCCCACGATGCCTGATGGCGTAGCCGCAAGCGCTCCCACGCACCGCCCGCCGTGCTTCACGAGGCCGAAGACGTGGTGACGCTCCCGCACGAGGCAACCGGCCGAGAGCGCCCGGCCCACCAGAACCTGCCTGATTACGTCCATCCCGTGGGCCGCCATCGCCCGCGGTCTGCGCGCGAAGCACCCCACCATCCTGAGGGGTTCGGACCCGTCTGTGAGGAAGGGTATGCCATAGCTCTGCAGGTCCCGGAAGCGTACGGGAGCCTCCTCCGCGAGAATGCGGGCTAAGACGGGATCCTCCATGCCCTGGCCGGCTTCTCTGATCTCCCTGAGGTGTTCCTCGGGGCTGTCACCTTCTGCCCCGGTCAGCACCGCCTGCATCCCCCAGCCGGGGGTCTTGGGATAAAACGTGGCACCGGAGTACCCCAGGCGCCCCTTGGTGACGATGGCGGTGCGCAGGCCCGCCCCCGCCGCCTCAATGGCTGCCCTTATGCCTGCCGCTCCTCCGCCTATGATCAGGACGTCAAATGCTTCCGTGCGGTCCACTTTGAGCAATGTACTAGGCCCCCCGGTCGTCAGCCCGAACGTCAAGTGCATCCCGCAGGCCGTCGCCCACGAAGTTGATGCTCAGCACCGACAGGGCGATCATCAGACCCGGCGGTACCCACAGCCAGGGCATGTGGCGCAGTATGGTGAGAGACTGGGCGTCTGTCAGCATGTTCCCCCAGGTGGGAATGGGGGGAGGAACGCCAACGCCGAGAAAGCTCATGGCCGACTCGATGAGGATTGCCTGTGCCACGCCCAGGGTGACGTTCACCATTATGGTCGGAACCACGTTCGGGAGCATATGGACAAAAATGGTGCGGGCATCCCGGGCACCGCAGGCCTGGGCCGCCTCAACGAACTCCCGCGTCCTCAACGACAGAAACTCGCCGCGCACCAGACGCGCCAGGGGAGGCCACCCCACCAGCCCGATCACCAGCATCACGTTCCACAGGCTTGGCCCGACCACCGCCACCATGGTGATGAGCAACAGCAGTATGGGGAAGCTCAAAACCACATCCGCCAGCCGCATCACCACGTGATCAACCCAGCCACCGTAGTAACCGGCAAGCACCCCCACGAATACGCCGATCACCGTGTAAATCCCTACCGCTACGATCCCCACCGATAGCGACACCCGCGCCCCGTATATCAGACGGCTCAGGACGTCGCGACCGGAGGAGTCAGCCCCCAGCCAGTACTGTCGCGACGGCGGCGACCGATAAGCACCGAGATCGACCCCGTAAGGGTCACGCGGAGCCACCCACGGGGCGAACACCGCCAGGAAAACCAGCGTGGCCAGGATCGCGCCTCCCAGCAACGCCAACCGGTGACGCCGGAACCGGGCCCACACACCTCTGCCGCCGCGTTTCTTCGACCCGCTCGCCAAACTGCTCACCCTACCTGTACCGGATGCGGGGATCGATGACCGAATATGCCACATCCGCCGCCAGATTGCACAGGACCACCAAAACCGCACTGATGAAATTGACGCCCATTATCGTCGAATAGTCGCGCCTGGCGATGCTCGCTATGGCAAGCGATCCCACGCCGGGCCATTGAAATATCTGTTCGGTAATAACGGCCCCGCCAAAGAGGGCGGGAATGTTCAGAGCAACGACCGTGACCACCGGGATCAGGGCATTTCGCAAGGCATGCCTGTATATGACGACGCGTTCGTGCAGCCCCTTGGCCCGGGCGGTGCGAACAAAGTCCTGCCTGAGCACCTCCAGGAGGGAGGAACGGGTATACCGGAGGATTTGCGCTGCCTGCCCGAAACCAAGCACCGTGGCGGGTAGCACCAGGTGAAGCAGACTGTCCCACAGGCTCGGCGGAACCCCCACGGTATTCATCCCGGCGGTGGGCAGGATGTCGAGGGAAAGGGCAAAAATGTATATCAGCCCGAGTCCGAGGAAGAACGGCGGGATAGCGATGAACGCCATGCTGAACAACGTGGAGGAGTAGTCCAGAACCGAGTACTTCCTGACCGCGGAAATGATCCCTACGGGCACCCCGATTCCTGTCCCCACGACCAGGGCCGCCACCAGCAGCCGCACGGTGGCCGGAAGCCTTTCGGCTATAAGGCCAGCTACCGATTCGCCTGTGGTCAACGAGTATCCGAGATTCCCCCGAGTCAGTTCCTGCAACCAGCGCAGGTACCGCACCGGCAAAGGCTGATCGAGACCGAGCTCGTGCCTCCGGGCCTGCAGCCACTCCTGTCCCAGCTCCGCCGCCTGCTCGGGGCTGACCATCATCATTACCGGGTCGCCGGGCGCCATATTGACGAAAACGAAGGTCAGAACGGTGATTCCGATGAGCACTGGTATGGTGATCAACAAGCGGCGGGCAAGGTAACTCGTCAACAGACTCCCTCCGTCGCCGTGGTGGCAAGGCCCTCTGGCCTTGCCACCACGCACACTTTCACTCCACCGGCCGGTACTACTTGCCCTGCTCCACGATGCCCCAGTCGAAGACGTCCCACCCGAACGTATGCACCGTCCCGGGCGGCTTGCATCCGGCTACCCGCTTGTTCACAGCCCAGATCTCGTTGTTAGCCCAGAAGAACACGGTGGGCATGTCCTCGTTCAGGATGGAAGCGATCTCGTAGTATATTTGCTGCCGGGTCGCCCTGTCCGGGGTTGCACAGCCCTGCATGTAGAGATCGTCGATGCGGGGGTTCACGTAATGAGTTCCGTTTGCCCCCTTGGGCGTGTGGTTCCACGACAGGTAATACTGCGACGACACGTGCGGCTCGGCGCCGTAGACGCCGCCGCCGAAGGACGCCAGATCCCAGTCAGTGGTCCCGGCCAGGTACATCTTCGCGAACACGGCGGCTTCAACAGGCTTGAACTCGACATTGATGCCCGCTTCCTTCAACTGCTGCTGCATCACCGGGTACGCCGCATCCCTGTCCCGGATGCCCGGGATGTAGATCCACACCAGCTTGCGGTTCGTATCCCACCTGGCCTCTTTCAGCAACTGCCTGGCCTTCTCGGGATCATATTTATAAGGGTTGAGGTTGGGGTTGACTGCCCATTCCGGCCCGATGATGGGGCTGTTCACCACGCGACCGTGACCCTGCAGCACGGTCTTCAAAATGCCCTCGCGGTCGATGGCATACGCGAAGGCCTGCCGGATCCGCTTGTCCTGCAGGTACGGTTGCTGCAGATTGAAGCCCATCTGGAATATCCCGGCGCCCGGTACCGAGAGGACCTGTACGTGGGGGAGCGCAGCCAGCCGGCCGGCGTCAGTGGCCGATATTTTCGCGATGTCGATCTCACCCTTCTCCATCTGCGCCACAGCCACGTCCGTGGTCAGGACCTTGAAGAAAACGCGATCCAGCTTCGGCTTGCCCCGCCAGTAATCGGGGTTCTTCACCACTTCCACATACTGGTCAGTCTCGTACTTGACGAACTTGTACGGCCCCGAGCCGATCATCTTGTCCCGGAACGTCTGGGCGTTACCGAGCTGATCTAGGGAGGCGGATTCCAGCACGTGCTTGGGCAGAATGTACATGTCGGGAATGGCGAGTGCGAGGAATCCCACATCCGGCTTTTCCAGTTCCACCCTCACCGTGTAATCGTCCACCTTGGTGACACCTGCCACCGCGGAGGATTTGCCCTCTTTGTAGTCGGCAGATCCCTTGATCTCCGACAGTTTCCCCACCAGCCAGGAACCGGACTTGGGGTTGAGCATGACGTTGAACGTGAACACCACGTCATCGGCGGTAACAGGCTTGCCATCGTGCCACTTTGCATTCTTGGGGAGGTAGAACGTGAACACCTTCGCATCCGGCGAAACCTCGTACCGCTCGCACAGGTCGGGCACAACTTCGTACTTGTCGCTCAACCGCACGAGGTTATTGTAAATGCTGTTGAGGACATGGCGATCCTGACCCTGCCCGGACGAACTGATGGGGTTCAAACCAGCGGGCTTCATATAGAGGTGGACGTACAGAGCCTTTTCCTTCTGCGGGGCCTGGGACTTGCCGCCGGCGCAGCCACCTGCAAACAGCGCCAGGCAGAGCACGAGGCCCACGACCCCACAAATCAGTCTCCTCTTGTTCACAGTGAAGCCTCCTTCCGGTCAGTTGCGTGTCGATGCTGTCGTGCCTCTCAATGTGTGTTTTGATACTCTACCCCCGGGCGAGACCTCCCACCTCCTCATCTCTCACACGCGGTATTCTCCGTTTCCACCCGTCAGGGGTTGACCAGACGGGTGATCTCCGAAAGCCACACCACGAACTCGGCCGTCACGTCTATCGCGGTATAGCGGGCACCGCCAGCGGCCGGATTCTGCCAGCTGCCGTCTGGCTGCTGGGAAGCGACCAGGTACTCGCCCACGCGGAGAGCCACCCCACGGTACCGCTCCTCCCCGGTCAGCGAATGCATGAGAGCCGAGCCCCAGCCGACCTTCCCGCCCTGGGCCCGGCGGAACACATACTCCCCGCATCTGTCAGCGAAATCCATGTAGGAAGCGGCAAGACGCAGGTAGTCCCGGTCGCCGGTGGCCATGTAGCAACTGGCCAGGAACCCGGCCGCAATACCCGGGATGAAGTACCACTGCCAGTCCGCGCCAGCCTTGAGGACATAAGCGGAAGCCTGCTCGGCCGGGAACTCCGTCACCAGGCCGGAACCCTCCCGCCACACGAAGTACAGGGCCGTCTCGGGCTCCGGTTGCACCTCCCAAAGGCGCTTCAGAAATGCCGCCACCCGCAGCGCCCGGTCGATCCGGCCCGTGTACAGTGCCGCCATGCCCGCCATGCAGGTGCACATGGTGTCCTGCCCGGGTTGCCCCGGCCGGGAGTAAAACCCGCCCGAGGGACCCTGCAACGTCTCCAGGAAATCCATGCCCCGCCGGGAAATGTCGAAGTACCCCAGCCGGTGCGCACCGCAGACCAGCCAGGAATTGGCGTAGGGATAGATTGTTTCATGGAGTGGGCCGCGCGGGAACGGACCCAGGAAGTCACCGTTGGGAGCAAGGACGTTGGCCCTGACCCACTGGAGCAACCTGCTGGCCTCCCCCAGGTACCCGCCGGCGGCATATGCCCACGGGATTTTGTAATACGCGCCCACTCCGTCTTCCGGGCAAACCGAGCCGTCAGCATTCTGCAAGTCCAGTAACCACCGAAGGCCCTTCTGCAGCGCTTGCTGCATCTTCCCGGCACTCATACTCGCACCCCCAGAGCTCAGGCACCGCACGGCAACCCCAGATCCACGAGCTTTGCCCGCGACGGACGGCCGTTCTCATCCCAGCCACGCAACCTGTAATACTCCAGCAACGTGCTCTCAAACGGTTCGGGTACCTTGCCCGCGCGGAACCCTTCGCGGGCGGGTTCGAACATCCTGGGCGGCAGGCGGTCGTCTTTGCGCGAGATGCCGTCCCCCACGTTGATCACCCGCTGCAGGTTGAAGACGCGCTCTCCCGCACGGATGAGTTCCTCCGGGGTCATATCCCAGCCGGTGACGGCGTTGAGGGCAGCTACCGTCTCGCCCAGCCCCTGCCCCGTAGTCTGCATGAACAGGCAGCAAACGAGTGAATCCAGCACCGTGGCGTAATCCTGGAACAGCTTCGCCAGGTAAGCCTGGCCTTCCATCGAGAACCGGGCCGGGGGCTTCTCGAACCCCACTTCCGGCATCACCATCCCCGATTCCCCTCCGTGGGGGAAGCCGCGCAGGTGGCACGCGCCCCTCGTGCTGGTGGCATAGTTGATGGCCAGGCTGAAGTAGGTGCGGGGATCGTGAGCGGGAAAGTCCAGGCCCTTCACTTCCACCGTTATCGCTTCCGCGCCCTTGCCGATGGCGCGGGCCGCCGGTCGGATGCCTCTCGCAAACAGGGCCCCAAACCCCTCCCGCTTCCCTATCTGCTCCACCAGGTGGACCAGGAAATCCCCGCTCCCCCAGGTGGCCTCCCACCCGTCCAGGTCCGCCCGCGTCACCCAGCCTTTCTCGTAGCACTCCATGGTGAATGCCACGAACGAACCCGCCGATATGGTGTCTAGCCCCAGCCTGTTGCAGAGGTCGTTCGCCCAGGCCACGGCATCGAGGTCGTCAACCATGCAGCATGCGCCCAGCATGGCCAGGCTCTCGTACTCGGCCCCCGCACCCCCCTCGATCCGGTAGCGACCGTCGAGGTCGATGCGGCGGTGGCACCCTACCGGGCATGAGGCGCACCGCCACGAACGCGCGCGCAGGTACTCGGTGAACCGCGGCGCCCCTATGCGGGCCGCCCCTTCGGGCCACCTGTCACCGCTCCAGTACCTGATGGGGAGGTCCCCCGCTGCCTCACAATCGGACACAAACAGGGCAGTGCCGTGAGCGCGGCATGTGTCCCTGTTCGCACGGGCCAGCCTGGTGGAAAGCTCCCCGCGCAGCCTGCGCAGTTCCTCAGGATTGGCCACCTCCGGCCGGCGGCCTCCGGACACCACGATCGCCTTCAGGTTCTTGGCCCCCATCAGCGCCCCCAGGCCGCACCTGCCGGCGAAACTGTGCGCATCAGCGGAGATACAGGCTATGGCGACCTGCCTCTCACCCGCGGGGCCGATCGTCACCACGGATGCCCGCTCGTCCCCCACCTCCCTCCGGGCGAGCTCCACCGTCACAACGGCATCCCGTCCCCACAGAGAAGGTGCCGGCCTGATTTCGGCGCCTTCCTCCGTAACCCAGAGAAGGCTGGGGACGTCAGCCTTCCCCCTGATCACGATGCCCTCCAGGCCGGCTCCCTTGAGACGCGCCCCCCACTCCGCACCCCCCGTGCTCACGGCGAAGGTGCCCGTCAGCGGCGACTTCCCCACCACCGCCCACTTGGCGCTGCCGGGCAGCCCGGTGCCCTGGTAAGGTCCCACCGCAAAGATGAGGCAGCTGTCAGGCTCCAGGGCGCCAGCGCCGGGCGGAACCTCGTCGTACAGGATGCGCGTGCCCAGACCCGACCCGCCAACGTAAGACCGCCAGAAATCGCGACTGAACTCACGTATCTCCGTTCCCCCTGATCCCAGGTCCACCCGCAGCACGCGGTTGAAGTAACCTGGCTGCATACTCCTTCTGCCTCCCCCGGGACAACGGCCTTCACCCGATAGCGTCTCTGTCAGAGAGATGCCATCTCGCTCCTGGAGCACTAATTCGCCACATCCACGTTAAACTCCTCCCTAACCACCCATCATCTCCGCCACGCGCGGCCATACCGCCTCCTCACCGATAGCTGATACGCGGATCGCAGACGCTATAGAGGAGGTCGACCAGCACATTCACCAGGCTGTAGGCGAGCGCCGCAACCAGGGCAAATCCCATCATCGCCGGGAAATCGAAGGCAACCATGGCCCCGACGGCGTACCGTCCCAATCCGGGCCAGGAGAATATCGTCTCGGTCAACACCGCACCCCCGAGCAGCGAACCGTAGATGATGCCCAGCATGGTCAGGGTGGGGAGCAGTGCGTTCCTCAGTGCATGCCGGTAGATAACAAATCTCTCGCTGAGACCTTTCGCGCGTGCCGTGCGCACGTAATCCTCGCCGAGCACCTCCAACATGCTGGACCGTGCAAGCCGCAGTATCTGGCCGGCACCGCC
Coding sequences within it:
- a CDS encoding aldehyde ferredoxin oxidoreductase family protein — encoded protein: MQPGYFNRVLRVDLGSGGTEIREFSRDFWRSYVGGSGLGTRILYDEVPPGAGALEPDSCLIFAVGPYQGTGLPGSAKWAVVGKSPLTGTFAVSTGGAEWGARLKGAGLEGIVIRGKADVPSLLWVTEEGAEIRPAPSLWGRDAVVTVELARREVGDERASVVTIGPAGERQVAIACISADAHSFAGRCGLGALMGAKNLKAIVVSGGRRPEVANPEELRRLRGELSTRLARANRDTCRAHGTALFVSDCEAAGDLPIRYWSGDRWPEGAARIGAPRFTEYLRARSWRCASCPVGCHRRIDLDGRYRIEGGAGAEYESLAMLGACCMVDDLDAVAWANDLCNRLGLDTISAGSFVAFTMECYEKGWVTRADLDGWEATWGSGDFLVHLVEQIGKREGFGALFARGIRPAARAIGKGAEAITVEVKGLDFPAHDPRTYFSLAINYATSTRGACHLRGFPHGGESGMVMPEVGFEKPPARFSMEGQAYLAKLFQDYATVLDSLVCCLFMQTTGQGLGETVAALNAVTGWDMTPEELIRAGERVFNLQRVINVGDGISRKDDRLPPRMFEPAREGFRAGKVPEPFESTLLEYYRLRGWDENGRPSRAKLVDLGLPCGA
- a CDS encoding ABC transporter substrate-binding protein produces the protein MNKRRLICGVVGLVLCLALFAGGCAGGKSQAPQKEKALYVHLYMKPAGLNPISSSGQGQDRHVLNSIYNNLVRLSDKYEVVPDLCERYEVSPDAKVFTFYLPKNAKWHDGKPVTADDVVFTFNVMLNPKSGSWLVGKLSEIKGSADYKEGKSSAVAGVTKVDDYTVRVELEKPDVGFLALAIPDMYILPKHVLESASLDQLGNAQTFRDKMIGSGPYKFVKYETDQYVEVVKNPDYWRGKPKLDRVFFKVLTTDVAVAQMEKGEIDIAKISATDAGRLAALPHVQVLSVPGAGIFQMGFNLQQPYLQDKRIRQAFAYAIDREGILKTVLQGHGRVVNSPIIGPEWAVNPNLNPYKYDPEKARQLLKEARWDTNRKLVWIYIPGIRDRDAAYPVMQQQLKEAGINVEFKPVEAAVFAKMYLAGTTDWDLASFGGGVYGAEPHVSSQYYLSWNHTPKGANGTHYVNPRIDDLYMQGCATPDRATRQQIYYEIASILNEDMPTVFFWANNEIWAVNKRVAGCKPPGTVHTFGWDVFDWGIVEQGK
- a CDS encoding prenyltransferase/squalene oxidase repeat-containing protein, yielding MSAGKMQQALQKGLRWLLDLQNADGSVCPEDGVGAYYKIPWAYAAGGYLGEASRLLQWVRANVLAPNGDFLGPFPRGPLHETIYPYANSWLVCGAHRLGYFDISRRGMDFLETLQGPSGGFYSRPGQPGQDTMCTCMAGMAALYTGRIDRALRVAAFLKRLWEVQPEPETALYFVWREGSGLVTEFPAEQASAYVLKAGADWQWYFIPGIAAGFLASCYMATGDRDYLRLAASYMDFADRCGEYVFRRAQGGKVGWGSALMHSLTGEERYRGVALRVGEYLVASQQPDGSWQNPAAGGARYTAIDVTAEFVVWLSEITRLVNP